Genomic segment of Negativicutes bacterium:
TCCCTACCGCATCTGGGTTTCCTTCAATTCATTAAATAATCTCGACCGCAAAAACACGAAAAGGCATGACGCTTGCTGCAGCATCATGCCTAAAACCCAACAACTTGGAGCGGAAGACGGGATTCGAACCCGCAACATTCAGCTTGGGAAGCTGACGCTCTACCGTTGAACTACTTCCGCTGGTCAAAAGATGGAGCCAGTGATAGGATTCGAACCTACAACCTACTGATTACAAATCAGTTGCGCTGCCGTTGCGCCACACTGGCTTTTCTAAGTAACATGCTATAATATAGCGAAAAAGAAACGTTCTGTCAAGCTTGTTTTCGCGATACTTCAGAAAAAGAAACTCTGTGACTCAGATGACGAAAAGAAGTGGCAGCCGGTTGGCATGGTTGTTTCTTCTCGTTTGGAGCGGCAGACGCACAGGACCGTCTTTTCTCAGAGGATATCAAATGGAAAGAGATAAGCAGGACATTTTCGATAGAGTTCAAATCCGCATTTTTCCGCAATCCGCTGCGAAGCTACATTGTAGCTGGTAGTATTCCAAACCGGCGACAAATGTATCTTGATGCAGTGTTCGAGATAGGCTCTGGCTGCCAGGGTGGCCAGTCCTTCGTTGCGGTCGCTGTCATTATATGTGCGTAAAACACAGTCATGGTAAACACCGCTGACATAGCCGCTGAAACAGACGGAAAGCACATGATGTCCTGAGGTGACGCAATAGCCAAAGCCCTTAGCCAAGAAGGCTTCCTCCGACAGCCAATAATCACCCAGGATATCCTCCCTTAAAATCTGACTCGTGTCATTCTGCAGCACAGAAGCATCGATTTTTTTCATTTCGTAATTGTCCGGCAGCATCCGCTGCGTTTTCGCTGTTTGCAGATAGTTCTGCCGGTTAAAAATATAGGAGAGCGTTTCAATATTTTGGAATTCACTGTCCTCTCTGACCTTGCCCAAGATTTGATCAAAGATATCCTGCCAGCTCTCTTCATCAAAAGGGAGGCAGAAGTGAGTACCGCCGGAAAGGGAAAGCGAGGCGGGTCCCAATTGGTTTTTCAGGAAATCATACAGATACGAATTGAATTCGGGGTTATTGCTTTCGCCTAAAACGGCAAAAGAGCTGCCGATTGCCCAAAGCAATGCCGTCCTGGGCTGCTCAATATCATCCACATAAATTCTGCCCGGATTGGTTCCGTCCACTACCGCGAGCAGGCGAACATTCCCCTCCGGTCTGCCTTTCATCAGCGGTATGATGTTACGGTAGTGCTGCCGGGACAATTCCCTAATCATCTGATCCCCCCCCGTAGAATATGATTTGCAGGACGTCATAGGAGTTCCTGCAAGGTCTCCGTAAGCCAATCAGCCTGGGGTGATACTCATGATCTAATTGATATATGGTCAATCAGGTGAAAGCTCTTTTCCCCCATGTTGAGCCGTAAGGTTGCTTCAGAAAAAGTCTGTTCCCCTGAACCGGAAGTTAACTTCAAACCGCCGGCTTGTTGAGAAATCCCTCTGATTCATTATAACATGCCGACAAATAGTTACAATATGAATGTACTTGAATTTTCGCTTGCCACAGCGAGTTTACGCTGATTCCTTTTGGACCAAAGACCCGCAATGGTTCCTCCCTGGCCAAAACCCAGGGAGTTAAAATCAGATCACTGCGACCTGCAGCCTGATCAGAGTGCAGATGGGTCAGATTAAATCCCGGCAATAAGTCACTTTGGCGTCACCGTCTTCGTAAAAATCCGGGAACCTGCCGATTTCCAGATAGCCGCAGCGCTCATAAAACCGCCTTGTGGCAAGATATGCCTCCTGCGAGGAAGTCTCAACGTAGAGTTTGCGGCCGCCGCGGGCTTCGATTGCTTCTTCTGTACGGCGCAGCAGTTCCCGACCCAAACCTTTGCCCTGAAAGTCTTTCTTCACCACTATCCAGTAAAGGTCATAGCGTCCGCGCGTGCAGGGGATTTCCCCAAAGCAGGTGAACCCGACAATTTCCCCCTGCCGTTCGGCAAGTAAGAAATGATAACCACTGGCCTCCGGCCCTTTACTGAGATTTTCATCCGCCAATTCTCCGGCAATTTCCACCTCATAATCATGAAAAACAGCCACGGAGTCGGTCAGTTCCCGAATGATCCGCGGCTCACCGGCTTGTAAAGAAGTCCGAAAGCGCAGGTCTGCAAACTCCGCAGCAATTGACCGGTTCTTCATATTTTCGCCTCCCCGTTAAACCGCTTCCACAATCGCCCGGACGATTTCCTGAAAATCCAAACCCTTGTGCCTGGCGATATGATAAAATCCATAATAACTGGGATTGCCGTTGATCTCCAAAACCCAGGGTTTTTGCTGCGCATCAATTCTAAAATCAATTCTGGCGTGTCCCCGCAGTCCAAAAATCCGCCAGCACTGCAAAGCGATTTCCTCGAGCTCCCGCAGCAGATTTTCCTCCCCCGCTAAATCGTAAACGGCTGTTACATGATCATAACCGTAGCTTTGCTCTTCCCATTTGGCAGCATAATCGAAAATCCTCGCCATACCCAGGGCCTCATAGCCTTCAAATTTCCATTCGTACGGCTGCAGTGCGATGGGATGATCCTGATCTCCGTAGAGGCAAACGTTGAATTCCCGGCCATCGATATAGCGCTCTGCAAAAAATAACCGGCCGAACCGTTTCTCCCTTTCACAAATCAGCTGTTCGAGCTGACGCGCATCCCTAGGATTGACCACGGAATCTTCTGTCAGACCAATGGAAGCATCTTCGGAGACCGCCTTGATGATGTATTGCTGTCCCCGGCAAAATCCGGCATAGGATGCATGACTGACCCATTCCGGCGTACTGATGCCGGACTCGCGCAAAATCTCTTTTGTCTTGATTTTGTCCGTCGTGAGATAAAGCGCCTCGCAGGAGCAACCCGTGTAGGGCAATTGCAGGTCATTCAGCAAAGCGGGCAGCCGATAGACCAAATCTGCCTGACCGGGAGTTGCATCCACCATGTTCAGGATGAGCAAAGCTTGTTCGCCTTGGTCAGAGACGGTTTTCTTTAAATCCAGCAATTTTTCGGCCGTAAACTCAGCCGTCGAGACCCGATAATCGGACTGCGCCAAAATCTCTGCAATCCAGAACGCCTGCGTGCGATTGTCCAACACATCCTCCGGGGTATCCGCTTCCACTTGGTTGTATAAGACGACCAGATTCTTTTTTTCACTCATTTTGTATCCTGTTCCAAGACATCAAACCAAAGCGGTTCCATGTCATCCACAATTCCGTTATAATTAATGGTAATTTCCTCGCCGGCTGCTATCTTCTGGACCGTGACAAATTCAATGATTTGTTCCTTTTGTTGGCGAAAAAAACGTGCATTGGGATGGTAAGAGTGGTTGAATAAAGAGCCGACACCCAAGGCCAAAGCACCATCCTCTAAATTTTCTCCCCAAAAATAACAATAGGGGTAAAAAACCGTATCCTCCAGTTGAGTCCAGGTCTCTTTCGCAAACGTGATCACCGGCGAACGTTCAATTATTTCACCTTGCTGGAAATCCCTTGCGGCAAACACCCCGCGCCCCTTGCCCTTGACATTTTGAACTACAACAGACATGCTTAACACCTCTTCTAGATCAACTCAGAAATCAGACTCTGAATTAAATCGGTATAAGAATAACCCATGGTCTGCGCCGAAAGATAAAAGCCTGCGCCATTGTCTGATAAGCAGGGATTGGCATTAATTTCCAGCAGCCAGGGATTCCCTGCCGCATCCACCCGGTAATCATATCTGGTATA
This window contains:
- a CDS encoding GNAT family N-acetyltransferase: MKNRSIAAEFADLRFRTSLQAGEPRIIRELTDSVAVFHDYEVEIAGELADENLSKGPEASGYHFLLAERQGEIVGFTCFGEIPCTRGRYDLYWIVVKKDFQGKGLGRELLRRTEEAIEARGGRKLYVETSSQEAYLATRRFYERCGYLEIGRFPDFYEDGDAKVTYCRDLI
- a CDS encoding GNAT family N-acetyltransferase, producing MIRELSRQHYRNIIPLMKGRPEGNVRLLAVVDGTNPGRIYVDDIEQPRTALLWAIGSSFAVLGESNNPEFNSYLYDFLKNQLGPASLSLSGGTHFCLPFDEESWQDIFDQILGKVREDSEFQNIETLSYIFNRQNYLQTAKTQRMLPDNYEMKKIDASVLQNDTSQILREDILGDYWLSEEAFLAKGFGYCVTSGHHVLSVCFSGYVSGVYHDCVLRTYNDSDRNEGLATLAARAYLEHCIKIHLSPVWNTTSYNVASQRIAEKCGFELYRKCPAYLFPFDIL
- a CDS encoding SET domain-containing protein, with amino-acid sequence MSVVVQNVKGKGRGVFAARDFQQGEIIERSPVITFAKETWTQLEDTVFYPYCYFWGENLEDGALALGVGSLFNHSYHPNARFFRQQKEQIIEFVTVQKIAAGEEITINYNGIVDDMEPLWFDVLEQDTK
- a CDS encoding D-alanine--D-alanine ligase, with translation MSEKKNLVVLYNQVEADTPEDVLDNRTQAFWIAEILAQSDYRVSTAEFTAEKLLDLKKTVSDQGEQALLILNMVDATPGQADLVYRLPALLNDLQLPYTGCSCEALYLTTDKIKTKEILRESGISTPEWVSHASYAGFCRGQQYIIKAVSEDASIGLTEDSVVNPRDARQLEQLICEREKRFGRLFFAERYIDGREFNVCLYGDQDHPIALQPYEWKFEGYEALGMARIFDYAAKWEEQSYGYDHVTAVYDLAGEENLLRELEEIALQCWRIFGLRGHARIDFRIDAQQKPWVLEINGNPSYYGFYHIARHKGLDFQEIVRAIVEAV